The following proteins are co-located in the Nitrospiria bacterium genome:
- a CDS encoding TerB family tellurite resistance protein, translated as MGWLLGAGIGLLLGGPLGAVIGGAMQHVLSKGAGALSDGRLGAPKGEQVFITHLIAILTKIAMADGSISDHERKTIHNFFSRGLHYKGMELKFIDAMINETQRVNPDLFQICKAFDQFAGREQRLLLLDLVYQVVITDHVITKEEEDAIQQVINGLGIGVDEHEKIKSRYLLAKKKDHYSELGLSPTASEGEIKSAYRQLASQYHPDKVSHLGPELIAFSEKKFKSINEAYNALKKERKL; from the coding sequence ATGGGGTGGCTATTAGGAGCAGGAATCGGTCTCTTACTAGGGGGTCCATTAGGGGCCGTCATTGGGGGAGCAATGCAGCATGTCCTTTCGAAAGGGGCAGGGGCACTTTCAGATGGCCGCTTGGGGGCCCCAAAGGGTGAACAGGTTTTTATTACTCACCTCATCGCCATTCTGACCAAAATTGCAATGGCTGACGGGTCTATATCCGATCACGAACGTAAAACGATTCATAACTTTTTCTCTAGGGGTCTTCATTATAAAGGAATGGAACTAAAGTTTATCGATGCCATGATAAATGAAACCCAAAGGGTCAACCCCGATTTATTCCAAATTTGTAAAGCTTTTGATCAATTTGCAGGGAGGGAACAGCGCCTCCTGCTATTGGATCTGGTTTACCAGGTGGTCATTACCGATCATGTCATCACAAAAGAAGAGGAAGACGCCATTCAGCAGGTGATCAACGGTTTGGGTATCGGGGTTGATGAACACGAGAAAATAAAATCCAGATATCTTTTGGCCAAAAAGAAAGACCACTATAGTGAATTGGGCCTCTCCCCCACCGCTTCCGAGGGGGAAATCAAATCCGCATACCGGCAATTGGCATCCCAATACCATCCTGATAAGGTTTCCCATTTAGGACCTGAACTCATTGCTTTTTCCGAGAAAAAATTTAAAAGCATCAATGAAGCCTACAATGCCCTCAAGAAAGAACGAAAACTATAG